CCAAGACGATCATGACGATCGTACTGAACGTACTGTTGAAATGAACGGTTCGAAGGAATCTCGTTGTGACGGACGTAAAAATATAATTGACAAACGGCGTCAATCCACATAAAGTACCCTGATGTCGGGCGGGAATAGCTCAGTTGGTAGAGCTTCACGTTGCCAACGTGACTGTCGCGGGTTCGAGTCCCGTTTCCCGCTCCATTCCTGATCTATAAACGGGGCGAGCGTTACGGCTTGCCCTTAGTTCTTTTAGGCATCGTGGAAAATCTGACACTCCTTACAGACCTCTACGAATTGACCATGCTCGGGGGCTACTTCGCTCAGGGGAAAACCGAGCAAAAGGCCGTGTTTGATCTATTCTTCCGTCATCCCCCCTTTAATAGTACATTCTGTCTGGCGGCCGGTCTCGAGCAGGCGGTCCAATACGTTCTGAACATACATTTCGGTAAGGAAGAAATCGATTATCTGTGGAAACTTGATCTGTTTCCGGATGATTTTCTGGATTACCTGAAGGGATTCCGCTTTACGGGCGACGTCTACGCGGTTCCGGAAGGCAGGCCCGTTTTTCCCAAAACTCCCATGGTCGTGGTCAAGGCGCCTATCGCCGAAGCGCAGTTCGTGGAAACGGCTCTGTTGAATTTCATCAATTTCCAGACCCTCATCGCCACAAAAGCATCAAGGGTCTATCGGGCGGCTGAACACGGCAATGTCATCGAGTTCGGTACTCGTCGCGCTCATGGTCCCGATGGGGCCGTTTCCGCCACACGAGCCGCGTACATAGGGGGATGCAGCGCCACGTCCAACGTGCTGGCCGGAATGAAATTCGGCATCCCCGTAAAGGGGACCATGGCTCATAGCTGGGTCATGAGTTTCGAGAAAGAGATTGAAGCATTTCGTACGTATGCGGAAATCTATCCTCGTGCATGCCTGCTTCTGGTGGACACTTACAATACGCTGGCCAGCGGTTTGCCCAACGCCGTCATTGTGGGCAAGGAACTCGAGCGGAGGAATTTCAAGTTTCTCGGGATTCGCCTGGACAGCGGGGATCTGGCTTACCTCGCCACGGAAGCCTCCATCGAGCTGGACGAAGCGGGGCTCGAGGACGCTAAGATCATTATCAGCAACAATCTGGACGAAGAAGTCATCAGCCAGGTTCATGCCGATATCCGGTCCATGGCGCGCCTCAAAGGGATCGACGGCGAGCGGATCATCCGGCGTCTGATCTATGGGGTGGGAACCCACCTAGTGACCTCCCGCGGCTGGAGCGCTCTGGGAGGCGTTTACAAGATGGCGGCCATAGAGGTGGACGGCCGCATGGAGCCCAAGATCAAGATTTCCGACAACCCGGACAAGACGACCGATCCCGGATACAAGAAGCTGTATCGCTTTTATGAAAACGGCGACATGCAGTTGGATCTTTTGACGTTGTCCGACGAAGACATGCGCGCGGGTGAATCCCGAACGGCCTTCCATCCCCAGTTTCCGTGGAAGCGGATGTCGCTTCCCGCGGGGAGCGACTTCGAGCCCATGCATGAAACCATCATCAAGAACGGCGAACTGGTGTGCAAGCTGCCGAGTCTGGCGGAAATCCAGCAGCGGATGAAACACGATCTCGAGCGGATGCACATCACCTACAAACGAATGACCAACCCTCACCTCTACAAGGTGAGCCTTTCCGCAAAGCTTTCCAACCTGAAGCAGCGCCTGCTGCATGAACAACGCGCGGAAATGAACAGCTTCCACGATCCGGCCGTCAATATCTAGACGGGTTCCGGCCGGAAAGATCCGGACCTCTCAGTGTGGACTCCTGCGGCCTGCGTGCGGCGACCGGTGGATTACGCCGTTTTCCGACTCCTTTCCGGCCGTAGGGGTGGGTTTCAAAGGCGCTCCGTCTCGGTTTACCATTGTGAAGCGGCGCCTTTTTCATATTCTGTTCATATCCTGCTTAATATCCCGCCCTTTTATGCATGGGGCATCCCACAGAGACAAAACATGCCGGGGTGCGCGTGTCGCCCGTTTCCGGTTCTCCGGATGGAAGGGACGATGTTCTTGACTTTCACCTTTTATTCACTTAATATAAACATACACTCGCTGTTTCCGGCCGGATACTCACCCGGATTCCGGCCGGAGGCGGCTTCATGCGGAAGGAAACAACGTGAACCTCACTCCGGCGCAAATGCGCGTGTACGAGTTTTTAC
This Deltaproteobacteria bacterium DNA region includes the following protein-coding sequences:
- a CDS encoding nicotinate phosphoribosyltransferase; translated protein: MENLTLLTDLYELTMLGGYFAQGKTEQKAVFDLFFRHPPFNSTFCLAAGLEQAVQYVLNIHFGKEEIDYLWKLDLFPDDFLDYLKGFRFTGDVYAVPEGRPVFPKTPMVVVKAPIAEAQFVETALLNFINFQTLIATKASRVYRAAEHGNVIEFGTRRAHGPDGAVSATRAAYIGGCSATSNVLAGMKFGIPVKGTMAHSWVMSFEKEIEAFRTYAEIYPRACLLLVDTYNTLASGLPNAVIVGKELERRNFKFLGIRLDSGDLAYLATEASIELDEAGLEDAKIIISNNLDEEVISQVHADIRSMARLKGIDGERIIRRLIYGVGTHLVTSRGWSALGGVYKMAAIEVDGRMEPKIKISDNPDKTTDPGYKKLYRFYENGDMQLDLLTLSDEDMRAGESRTAFHPQFPWKRMSLPAGSDFEPMHETIIKNGELVCKLPSLAEIQQRMKHDLERMHITYKRMTNPHLYKVSLSAKLSNLKQRLLHEQRAEMNSFHDPAVNI